Proteins from a genomic interval of Quercus lobata isolate SW786 chromosome 11, ValleyOak3.0 Primary Assembly, whole genome shotgun sequence:
- the LOC115966895 gene encoding SART-1 family protein DOT2-like encodes MATLPMPNTGPSRSRKLEEKRIAEKEKALRLSKIFLEQDNVGQGSEDEEENHGTAHNLAGVKALHGIDKVVEGGAVVLTLKDQNILADGDINEEIDMLENVELGEQKQRDEAYKAAKKKTGIYEDKFNDDPSAEKKMLPQYDDPTADEGLALDERGRFSGEAEKKLQKLRKRLEGASNNIHFEDLNAIGKITSDYYTQEEMLNFKKPKKKKSLRKKEKLDLDVLEAEALSSGLGVEDLGSWNDARRQAIKEEQERVEADLRKNAYQSAYAKADEASKSLQMEQILPVKLEEDENPVFADEDDDLYKSLERARKLALKKQEEEAASGPQAIARLATTASSQTTEDINPTTGKSQENKVVFTEMEEFVWGLQLDEEARKPENEDVFMQEDEEPRVSDEEVKDEAGGWTEVKDISKDEHLADEDMEEIVPDEAIHEVAIGKWLSGALKLLKDRGTLKESIEWGGRNMDKKKSKLVGIVDDDEPKEPRSSALVDFKKEIRIERTDEFEQIVSASLNQPIISYFFSVAQMASPSHTHIQMSVT; translated from the exons ATGGCAACCTTGCCCATGCCCAATACTGGACCAAG TCGGAGTCGTAAGCTCGAGGAGAAAAGGATTGCTGAAAAGGAGAAAGCATTGCGGCTCTCAAAGATTTTTCTGGAACAG GACAATGTTGGTCAAGGTagtgaagatgaggaagaaaacCACGGTACTGCGC ATAATCTGGCAGGAGTTAAAGCTCTTCATGGCATTGACAAAGTAGTGGAAGGTGGGGCAGTTGTTTTAACACTAAAAGATCAGAATATACTTGCAGATGGTGACATCAATGAAG AGATTGATATGCTTGAGAATGTTGAACTTGGAGAACAAAAGCAGCGAGATGAGGCTTACAAGGCTGCAAAGAAGAAAACAGGGATCTATGAGGATAA GTTTAATGATGATCCCAGTGCAGAGAAGAAAATGTTGCCACAGTATGATGACCCCACTGCAGATGAG GGGTTAGCTTTGGATGAAAGAGGACGTTTCTCTGGCGAAGCAGAGAAAAAACTTCAAAAG CTTCGTAAAAGGTTAGAGGGTGCTTCCAATAACATTCACTTTGAAGATCTCAATGCAATTGGGAAGATCACATCAGATTACTACACTCAAGAAGAAATGCTTAACTTTAAAAAgcccaagaaaaagaaatcctTGCGGAAGAAAGAGAAGTTGGATTTGGATGTGCTTGAAGCAGAAGCTCTCTCTTCAGGCTTGGGAGTTGAGGATCTTGGCTCTTGGAATGATGCAAGGAGGCAAGCCATCAAAGAGGAGCAAGAAAGAGTAGAGGCTGACTTGAGAAAAAATGCATACCAGTCAGCTTATGCTAAAGCCGATGAGGCATCAAAATCACTGCAGATGGAACAAATTCTTCCTGTTAAATTAGAGGAAGATGAGAATCCTGTTTTTgcagatgaagatgatgatctTTATAAATCTTTAGAAAGAGCAAGGAAATTGGCTCTTAAAAAGCAAGAGGAGGAGGCAGCATCTGGTCCTCAAGCAATTGCACGTCTTGCCACTACTGCCAGCAGTCAAACTACAGAAGATATAAACCCCACAACTGGAAAGTCGCAAGAAAACAAGGTTGTCTTTACAGAGATGGAGGAGTTTGTTTGGGGTCTCCAGCTTGATGaag AAGCCCGTAAGCCTGAAAATGAAGATGTTTTTATGCAAGAAGATGAAGAGCCAAGAGTTTCCGATGAAGAAGTAAAAGATGAGGCTGGTGGATGGACTGAAGTTAAAGATATCAGTAAAGATGAGCACCTTGCGGATGAGGACATGGAGGAGATAGTTCCAGATGAAGCTATCCATGAAGTTGCAATTGGGAAATGGTTATCAGGTGCGCTGAAGCTGCTTAAAGATCGAGGAACACTTAAAGAAAGCATCGAGTGGGGTGGTAGAAACATGGACAAGAAGAAGAGCAAACTCGTGGGTATTGTAGATGATGATGAACCAAAGGAGCCTCGTTCATCCGCTCTAGTCGATTTTAAAAAGGAGATTCGCATTGAGCGGACAGATGAATTTGAGCAAATTGTAAGTGCTTCACTTAACCAGCCaatcatttcttattttttttctgtaGCACAAATGGCCTCTCCCTCCCACACACATATACAGATGTCAGTTACATAA
- the LOC115969346 gene encoding ruvB-like protein 1 has translation MKNGSVRGLSVVAFELEVVGYTIALAYCLHQGLPFSAFGELAFLLVQAIILVAIIYYYSQPLGASTWIRALIYCAVARTILAGQIDPILFEALYVTELSPEEAESVTGGYGKSISHVIIGLKTVKGTKQLKLDPTIYDALIKEKVAVGDVIYIEANSGAVKRVGRSDAFATEFDLEADEYVPLPKGEVHKKKEIVQDVTLHDLDAANARPQGGQDILSLMGQMMKPRKTEITDKLRQEINKVVNRYIDEGVAELVPGVLFIDEVHMLDMECFSYLNRALESSLSSIVIFATNRGFCNVRGTDMNRPHGIPVDLLDRLVIIRTQTYDVADMIKILALRANVEDLVIDDESLAYLGDIGLQASLRHAVQLLSPSSIMAKMNGRDNIYKADIEEVKALYMDAKSSARLLQAQQEKYIS, from the exons ATGAAGAATGGAAGTGTGAGAGGCCTTAGTGTTGTGGCCTTTGAGCTTGAAGTAGTCGGCTACACCATTGCACTGGCGTATTGTCTCCACCAAGGGCTTCCCTTTTCAGCTTTTGGGGAGTTGGCGTTTCTTTTGGTCCAAG CTATAATTTTAGTTGCCATAATCTACTATTATTCTCAACCTTTGGGTGCCTCAACATGGATCAGGGCATTAAT ATATTGTGCTGTAGCACGTACCATCTTGGCTGGTCAAATTGATCCCATTCTCTTTGAAGCACTATAT GTTACTGAACTTTCCCCGGAAGAAGCTGAGAGTGTGACAGGTGGCTATGGTAAAAGTATTAGCCATGTGATCATTGGATTAAAAACTGTGAAAGGAACCAAGCAACTGAAGTTGGACCCAACCATTTATGATGCCTTGATCAAGGAGAAG GTGGCTGTTGGTGATGTTATATATATTGAAGCAAATAGTGGAGCAGTAAAGAGGGTGGGCAGAAGTGACGCTTTCGCTACAGAATTTGACCTTGAAGCAGATGAGTATGTTCCACTTCCTAAAGGAGAGGTTCACAAAAAGAAGGAGATAGTTCAG GATGTGACACTACATGATCTGGATGCTGCAAATGCACGGCCTCAAGGTGGGCAAGATATTCTGTCACTAATGGGGCAGATGATGAAGCCTAGGAAAACAGAAATCACTGACAAGTTAAGACAAGAAATTAATAAG GTTGTTAACCGGTACATTGATGAAGGTGTAGCAGAACTTGTCCCTGGAGTTCTATTCATTGATGAG GTACATATGCTGGATATGGAATGCTTTTCATACTTGAATCGTGCTTTAGAGAGCTCACTGTCTTCAATAGTAATCTTTGCCACAAACAGAGGGTTTTGCAATGTGAG AGGGACTGATATGAACCGTCCTCATGGCATACCTGTCGACTTGTTGGACCGGTTGGTTATTATCCGAACACAAACTTATGATGTTGCTGACATGATAAAG ATTTTGGCTCTCCGTGCAAATGTGGAGGACCTAGTAATAGATGACGAAAGTTTGGCTTACCTGGGTGACATTGGTCTACAAGCATCCTTAAG GCATGCAGTTCAGCTGTTATCGCCCTCCAGTATTATGGCAAAAATGAATGGCCGTGACAATATCTACAAG GCGGATATTGAGGAAGTGAAAGCTCTCTATATGGATGCAAAGTCTTCAGCAAGACTTCTTCAAGCGCAGCAGGAAAAATACATTTCATGA